A single genomic interval of Nocardioides nitrophenolicus harbors:
- the pepN gene encoding aminopeptidase N, whose product MSLTRAEAEHRASVLSVTSYDVELDLSSSEETFRSLTTIRFRSERAQTFVDVKPRALHAVRLDGRPLDVEGLGDARLGLDLAAGEHELVVEATMGFRNDGEGLHRSVDPVDGNAYVYGMSFMDAAPSVFACFDQPDLKAPYSLRVTAPADWLVVGNAPAVEVGGDGAAKQWALGPTQPLATYFVTVVAGPYHLIRDEHDGIPLGLSSRQSLAATLDREAEELLTLTRQSFDELHRLFGIRYPFGDYHQAFVPEFNAGAMENPGCITLRDPLLFEGASTRADRSFRANIIAHEMAHQWFGNIVTPQWWDDLWLNESFAEYMGLRVITDATEYADGPLHDSYARRTWGITADQRPTTHPVAGNAAPDALSALQNFDGISYARGSNVLRQLARRLGDEAFLGGVREHFELHRFGNATMHDLFASWERAAGGASLDGFVKDWLLTPGADRLDLDRSAGVVRRTSPAAYPADRRHDLVVAIHGPDGWTQRPFVVDGPATPLDAGDAPVLLDAVESTWAVCPPDAVTMAALPALAPAMVDPQLRATMWNSVRLGMFEGAITPAQVAELLATAPPVEDTSDGARNLLPWVLETVLPLAPAGTTQRYHAAVRRAAGAAAPGSELQLSAFRATVLSAEDAGELERWAAGEDLPEGIVADSDLRWKARRRLAEIGATDRAALDAALAAERSGAATVHHARAVSSLPTAEAKEFAWARATGEVSVPNYEVKAAGHGLWQAGQLDITAPFATAYFEQLATIIGAHQGWVQGDVVEAYFPITHLDDATEGAAVAALEQDLPGAVRRRLTDRLDELRRRRAVR is encoded by the coding sequence ATGAGCCTGACCCGCGCCGAAGCCGAGCACCGCGCGAGCGTGCTCTCCGTGACGTCGTACGACGTCGAGCTGGACCTGTCGTCGAGCGAGGAGACCTTCCGGTCGCTGACCACGATCCGGTTCCGCAGCGAGCGCGCGCAGACCTTCGTCGACGTCAAGCCGCGGGCCCTGCACGCCGTTCGGCTCGACGGACGGCCGCTCGACGTCGAGGGGCTCGGGGACGCCCGGCTCGGCCTCGACCTCGCCGCCGGCGAGCACGAGCTCGTGGTCGAGGCCACCATGGGCTTCCGCAACGACGGGGAGGGCCTGCACCGGTCCGTCGACCCGGTCGACGGGAATGCCTACGTCTACGGGATGTCCTTCATGGACGCCGCCCCCTCGGTGTTCGCCTGCTTCGACCAGCCGGACCTCAAGGCGCCCTACTCCCTGCGGGTCACCGCGCCCGCGGACTGGCTGGTCGTCGGCAACGCCCCGGCCGTCGAGGTGGGCGGCGACGGTGCGGCGAAGCAGTGGGCGCTGGGGCCGACGCAGCCGTTGGCGACGTACTTCGTCACCGTCGTCGCCGGGCCCTACCACCTGATCCGCGACGAGCACGACGGCATCCCGCTCGGCCTGAGCTCGCGCCAGAGCCTCGCCGCGACCCTGGACCGCGAGGCCGAGGAGCTGCTGACCCTGACCCGGCAGTCCTTCGACGAGCTGCACCGGCTCTTCGGCATCCGCTACCCCTTCGGCGACTACCACCAGGCGTTCGTGCCGGAGTTCAACGCCGGGGCCATGGAGAACCCCGGCTGCATCACGCTGCGCGACCCGCTGCTGTTCGAGGGCGCGAGCACCCGGGCCGACCGCAGCTTCCGGGCCAACATCATCGCCCACGAGATGGCGCACCAGTGGTTCGGCAACATCGTGACACCGCAGTGGTGGGACGACCTGTGGCTCAACGAGTCCTTCGCCGAGTACATGGGACTGCGCGTCATCACCGACGCCACGGAGTACGCCGACGGACCGCTCCACGACTCCTACGCCCGGCGTACGTGGGGCATCACCGCCGACCAGCGCCCCACGACGCACCCGGTCGCCGGCAACGCCGCGCCCGACGCGCTGTCGGCGCTCCAGAACTTCGACGGCATCTCCTATGCCCGCGGCTCCAACGTGCTGCGCCAGCTCGCCCGCCGACTCGGCGACGAGGCGTTCCTCGGCGGCGTGCGGGAGCACTTCGAGCTGCACCGGTTCGGCAACGCGACCATGCACGACCTGTTCGCGAGCTGGGAGCGGGCCGCCGGCGGTGCCAGCCTCGACGGCTTCGTCAAGGACTGGCTGCTCACCCCGGGTGCCGACCGGCTCGACCTGGACCGCTCGGCCGGGGTGGTCCGTCGTACGTCGCCGGCGGCGTACCCGGCCGACCGTCGCCACGACCTGGTCGTGGCCATCCACGGACCCGACGGCTGGACCCAGCGTCCCTTCGTCGTCGACGGGCCGGCCACGCCGCTCGACGCCGGCGACGCGCCGGTGCTGCTCGACGCCGTCGAGTCCACCTGGGCGGTCTGCCCGCCCGACGCCGTGACGATGGCGGCGCTGCCCGCCCTCGCGCCCGCGATGGTCGACCCGCAGCTGCGTGCGACCATGTGGAACAGCGTCCGACTGGGGATGTTCGAGGGCGCGATCACCCCCGCCCAGGTGGCCGAGCTGCTCGCCACCGCGCCGCCCGTCGAGGACACGTCCGACGGCGCGCGCAACCTGCTGCCCTGGGTGCTCGAGACGGTGCTGCCGCTCGCTCCGGCCGGGACGACGCAGCGCTACCACGCCGCCGTGCGCCGAGCCGCCGGCGCCGCGGCCCCCGGCTCCGAGCTGCAGCTCTCGGCCTTCCGCGCGACGGTGCTGTCGGCCGAGGACGCGGGCGAGCTGGAGCGCTGGGCCGCGGGCGAGGACCTGCCCGAGGGGATCGTCGCCGACAGCGACCTGCGCTGGAAGGCGCGGCGCCGGCTGGCCGAGATCGGTGCCACCGACCGGGCGGCGCTCGACGCCGCGCTGGCCGCGGAGCGCAGCGGCGCGGCGACGGTCCACCACGCGCGAGCGGTCTCCTCGCTGCCGACCGCCGAGGCCAAGGAGTTCGCCTGGGCCCGGGCCACCGGCGAGGTCTCGGTGCCCAACTACGAGGTCAAGGCCGCCGGCCACGGACTGTGGCAGGCAGGTCAGCTCGACATCACGGCTCCGTTCGCCACCGCCTACTTCGAGCAGCTCGCCACGATCATCGGCGCCCACCAGGGCTGGGTGCAGGGCGACGTCGTCGAGGCGTACTTCCCGATCACGCACCTCGACGACGCCACCGAGGGAGCGGCCGTCGCCGCACTGGAGCAGGACCTCCCGGGCGCCGTACGCCGCCGGCTGACCGACCGGCTCGACGAGCTGCGCCGCCGGCGGGCCGTGAGGTGA
- a CDS encoding HD domain-containing protein — MDDDALLIDRQPLPAGVPDRLAAQLRFLAEADKLKTILRASPLAAADRRENDAEHSWHLALMVVLLAEYAEEPIDVGHTIRLVVVHDLVEIYAGDSPVFVPGAADDQQEREIAAAERLFGLLPPDQAASMRALWDEFEAGVTPEARFGKAMDRLEPMLLNWLNGGGTWGMPGASEATVRAREAGVVAASTTLGAVTSLLVDEGLRRGWIRP, encoded by the coding sequence ATGGACGACGACGCACTCCTGATCGACCGCCAGCCGCTCCCGGCCGGCGTACCCGATCGTCTGGCGGCACAGCTGCGCTTCCTCGCCGAGGCCGACAAGCTGAAGACGATCCTGCGCGCCTCGCCGCTGGCGGCCGCGGACCGCCGCGAGAACGACGCCGAGCACTCCTGGCATCTCGCCCTGATGGTCGTCCTGCTCGCGGAGTACGCCGAGGAGCCGATCGACGTCGGTCACACGATCCGGCTCGTCGTCGTCCACGACCTGGTCGAGATCTACGCGGGCGACAGCCCGGTGTTCGTCCCGGGTGCGGCCGACGACCAGCAGGAGCGCGAGATCGCCGCCGCCGAGCGGCTGTTCGGGCTGCTGCCACCGGACCAGGCCGCGTCGATGCGGGCGCTCTGGGACGAGTTCGAGGCCGGCGTCACGCCGGAGGCGCGCTTCGGCAAGGCGATGGACCGGCTCGAGCCGATGCTGCTCAACTGGCTCAACGGCGGCGGCACCTGGGGGATGCCCGGCGCCTCCGAGGCCACCGTCCGCGCCCGCGAGGCCGGGGTCGTCGCCGCCTCGACCACGCTCGGCGCCGTCACCTCGCTCCTCGTCGACGAAGGACTGCGCCGCGGCTGGATCCGGCCATGA
- a CDS encoding peptidylprolyl isomerase — MRSRLLAGVPALLLLASLSACGDDTASDPEKADSPSTPTAAETTTAGTPDAAGQCDWVEEGDPARPVDLPPTTPEYTSDVKAVFTTSIGELTVTLDAAKAPCTVESFVSLVKQGYYDNTSCHRQGNDPGFEFLQCGDPFFDPKATDADPKTGTGGPGYTIPDEVDGTETYPAGTLAMANTGQPHSGGGQFFIVFGDSQFPPNYTVWGHLDAASIATLKKATASGNDGYWAQSGGGRPNTPVTFESIKIG, encoded by the coding sequence ATGCGCTCTCGCCTGCTCGCCGGAGTTCCGGCCCTGCTGCTGCTCGCCTCCCTCTCCGCCTGCGGCGACGACACCGCCAGCGACCCGGAGAAGGCCGACTCGCCGTCCACCCCGACCGCGGCCGAGACCACCACCGCCGGCACGCCGGACGCCGCCGGGCAGTGCGACTGGGTCGAGGAGGGCGACCCCGCCCGTCCGGTCGACCTCCCGCCCACCACGCCGGAGTACACCAGCGACGTCAAGGCCGTGTTCACCACGTCGATCGGCGAGCTCACCGTCACCCTCGACGCCGCGAAGGCGCCGTGCACCGTCGAGTCGTTCGTCTCGCTGGTCAAGCAGGGCTACTACGACAACACCTCGTGCCACCGCCAGGGCAACGACCCGGGCTTCGAGTTCCTGCAGTGCGGCGATCCGTTCTTCGACCCGAAGGCGACCGACGCCGACCCCAAGACCGGAACGGGCGGCCCCGGCTACACCATCCCCGACGAGGTCGACGGCACCGAGACCTACCCGGCCGGCACCCTCGCCATGGCCAACACCGGCCAGCCGCACAGCGGCGGCGGCCAGTTCTTCATCGTGTTCGGCGACTCGCAGTTCCCGCCGAACTACACGGTCTGGGGTCACCTCGACGCCGCCTCGATCGCCACGCTGAAGAAGGCGACCGCCAGCGGCAACGACGGCTACTGGGCGCAGAGCGGCGGTGGCCGCCCGAACACGCCGGTCACCTTCGAGAGCATCAAGATCGGCTGA
- a CDS encoding mycothiol transferase: MTTPERWTAATVHPDMWLDAAEDPREREGPPAAGERATLEEYLHDYRLTLRLKCDGLDPGQLARRSVPPSTMSLLGLVRHLAEVERDWRNWITTGPELPGLYGEPDGDFDGAVGEAAVVDAAWADLAREQEATDAILTAFLDTGADPSAALGRSQVVVRDLMVHRIEEYARHCGHADLLRECVDGRVGQ; encoded by the coding sequence ATGACCACCCCCGAGCGCTGGACCGCCGCCACCGTCCACCCCGACATGTGGCTCGACGCCGCCGAGGACCCCCGCGAGCGCGAGGGACCCCCGGCCGCAGGGGAGCGCGCCACCCTCGAGGAGTACCTCCACGACTACCGGCTCACCCTGCGCCTCAAGTGCGACGGCCTCGACCCCGGGCAGCTCGCCCGGCGCTCCGTACCCCCGTCGACGATGTCGCTCCTCGGCCTGGTCCGCCATCTCGCCGAGGTCGAGCGCGACTGGCGCAACTGGATCACCACCGGCCCCGAGCTGCCCGGCCTCTACGGCGAGCCCGACGGCGACTTCGACGGCGCCGTGGGGGAGGCCGCCGTCGTCGACGCGGCCTGGGCCGACCTCGCCCGCGAGCAGGAGGCCACCGACGCCATCCTGACAGCCTTCCTCGACACCGGCGCGGACCCGTCCGCGGCGCTCGGACGCTCGCAGGTCGTCGTACGGGACCTGATGGTGCATCGGATCGAGGAGTACGCGCGGCACTGTGGTCACGCGGACCTGCTCCGGGAGTGCGTCGACGGACGGGTGGGGCAGTGA
- a CDS encoding LLM class F420-dependent oxidoreductase, translated as MDLGIHYASFSHPEWDRRLADRLAGTVRIADEGGISLFTVMDHYFQMEMSGGPGEPMLEGYTTLGYLAGRTERIRLGLMVTGVTYRHPGLLAKIVTTLDVLSGGRAWLGIGAAWYEREHAGLGVPYPPVGERFDRLEETLRICAQMWSDDDGPFEGEHYRLAETICVPRPVHGRVPVLVGGSGERRTLRLVAEYADACNLFTGEGPAGVAAKLDVLRRHCDDVDRDYDEIRKTILWFGDPVAEPDRFAREMEEYAGLGVSLAAVMPPTDDPEGWAAALVEQALPRV; from the coding sequence ATGGACCTGGGCATCCACTACGCGAGCTTCAGCCACCCCGAGTGGGACCGCCGGCTGGCCGACCGACTCGCCGGCACCGTCCGGATCGCCGACGAGGGCGGCATCTCCCTGTTCACCGTGATGGACCACTACTTCCAGATGGAGATGTCCGGCGGGCCGGGCGAGCCGATGCTGGAGGGCTACACCACGCTCGGCTACCTCGCGGGCCGCACCGAGCGGATCCGCCTGGGCCTGATGGTCACCGGCGTGACGTACCGGCACCCCGGCCTCCTGGCCAAGATCGTGACGACGCTGGACGTCCTGTCCGGGGGCCGCGCGTGGCTCGGGATCGGCGCCGCCTGGTACGAGCGGGAGCATGCCGGGCTGGGCGTGCCGTACCCACCCGTGGGGGAGCGGTTCGACCGGCTGGAGGAGACGCTGCGGATCTGCGCGCAGATGTGGAGCGACGACGACGGTCCCTTCGAGGGCGAGCACTACCGGCTGGCGGAGACGATCTGCGTCCCCCGACCGGTCCACGGCCGGGTGCCGGTCCTCGTCGGCGGGTCGGGGGAGCGCCGCACGCTGCGGCTGGTCGCGGAGTACGCCGACGCCTGCAATCTGTTCACGGGGGAGGGCCCGGCCGGGGTGGCCGCCAAGCTCGACGTGCTCCGCCGCCACTGCGACGACGTCGACCGGGACTACGACGAGATCCGCAAGACCATCTTGTGGTTCGGCGATCCGGTCGCCGAACCCGACCGGTTCGCCCGTGAGATGGAGGAGTACGCCGGCCTCGGCGTCTCGCTCGCGGCGGTGATGCCGCCGACCGACGATCCGGAGGGCTGGGCCGCGGCCCTGGTGGAGCAGGCGCTGCCCCGGGTCTGA
- a CDS encoding oxidoreductase yields MRPWTQVPPQPGRRFVITGSNGGLGLETARILGSRGAEIVMACRSAEKAEAAARTVPGYDKGRVEVRQVDVSSLESVRAFAKELEADGRPVDVLVNNAGVLGVPHSVTPEGVELHFATNYLGHFLLTRLLLPLLTDRVVVVSSREHRSGAIDLDDLGWERRPYRPFQAYGDSKLADLLFMRELDRRLRAEGSPLRAVAAHPGASATKITGGSGHPVITAIGYYGQKLVGMPAWRGALCTVYAATMDVPGGTYIGPHGRTELWGWPAPARMSRKADDTALAQALWERSVALSRS; encoded by the coding sequence ATGCGTCCGTGGACCCAGGTGCCGCCCCAGCCGGGCCGGCGGTTCGTCATCACCGGCTCCAACGGCGGCCTCGGCCTCGAGACCGCGCGGATCCTCGGCTCACGCGGTGCCGAGATCGTGATGGCGTGCCGCAGCGCCGAGAAGGCCGAGGCGGCCGCGCGGACCGTGCCGGGATACGACAAGGGGCGGGTCGAGGTGCGCCAGGTCGACGTGAGCTCACTGGAGTCGGTCCGGGCCTTCGCTAAGGAGCTGGAGGCCGACGGGCGGCCGGTCGACGTGCTGGTCAACAACGCCGGCGTGCTCGGCGTACCGCACTCGGTCACGCCGGAGGGCGTCGAGCTGCACTTCGCCACCAACTATCTCGGGCACTTCCTGCTGACCCGCCTGCTGCTGCCGCTGCTCACCGACCGCGTGGTCGTGGTCAGCTCCCGCGAGCACCGCTCCGGCGCGATCGACCTCGACGACCTCGGCTGGGAGCGGCGGCCCTACCGTCCCTTCCAGGCGTACGGCGACTCCAAGCTGGCCGACCTGCTCTTCATGCGCGAGCTGGACCGCCGGCTTCGAGCGGAGGGCTCGCCGCTGCGCGCTGTCGCCGCCCACCCGGGCGCCTCGGCGACCAAGATCACCGGCGGCTCGGGCCATCCCGTGATCACCGCGATCGGCTACTACGGGCAGAAGCTCGTCGGGATGCCGGCCTGGCGCGGGGCGCTGTGCACGGTCTACGCGGCGACGATGGACGTGCCGGGCGGGACCTACATCGGCCCCCACGGGCGCACCGAGCTGTGGGGCTGGCCCGCGCCGGCGCGGATGTCGCGGAAGGCCGACGACACCGCGCTGGCGCAGGCGCTGTGGGAGCGCTCGGTGGCGCTCAGCCGATCTTGA
- a CDS encoding alpha/beta hydrolase, protein MTSTPAPFTWSEETFLSDGVACAARVYRPRSVPEAGAPAVVMGHGFGAVRALRLYAYAEQFAAAGYLAVVFDYRGFGESDGTPRQLLDIGMQHQDWRAALAFARGLPEADSRRIVAWGTSFGGGHVISLAGQGESLAAIIAQVPHVSGPAAVRATGVRASLRVLPLGLRDQLRALRGRAPVYLECAAAPGQAGAMTTPDALPGMDRLMAESGITRDSYPTHVAARIALKIGLYSPKRRAAAVTCPALVQIADSDTVTPRRVAEATAARMAHATVKVYSCGHFDPYVEPLFGQVVADQIAFLREHV, encoded by the coding sequence GTGACCAGCACGCCAGCCCCGTTCACCTGGTCCGAGGAGACCTTCCTCTCCGACGGCGTCGCCTGCGCAGCGCGGGTCTACCGGCCCAGGTCCGTCCCGGAGGCGGGCGCGCCGGCGGTGGTGATGGGCCACGGGTTCGGCGCGGTCCGGGCCCTGCGGCTCTATGCCTACGCCGAGCAGTTCGCCGCGGCCGGCTACCTGGCGGTCGTCTTCGACTACCGCGGCTTCGGCGAGAGCGACGGGACCCCGCGCCAGCTCCTCGACATCGGGATGCAGCACCAGGACTGGCGCGCCGCGCTCGCCTTCGCGCGCGGACTGCCGGAGGCGGACAGCCGGCGCATCGTGGCGTGGGGGACGTCCTTCGGCGGCGGCCATGTCATCAGCCTCGCCGGCCAGGGGGAGTCGTTGGCGGCGATCATCGCGCAGGTGCCCCACGTCAGCGGGCCCGCCGCGGTCCGGGCGACCGGCGTACGCGCGAGCCTGCGGGTCCTCCCGCTCGGCCTCCGCGACCAGCTGCGCGCACTCCGAGGACGAGCGCCCGTCTACCTGGAGTGCGCCGCCGCACCCGGTCAGGCCGGGGCGATGACCACTCCCGATGCCCTGCCCGGCATGGACCGGCTCATGGCCGAGTCGGGCATCACCCGCGACAGCTACCCGACGCACGTCGCGGCGCGGATCGCGCTCAAGATCGGTCTGTACTCACCGAAGCGCAGGGCCGCCGCCGTCACCTGCCCCGCACTGGTCCAGATCGCCGACAGCGACACGGTCACTCCCCGCAGGGTCGCCGAGGCGACGGCGGCCCGGATGGCGCACGCCACGGTGAAGGTCTACTCCTGCGGCCACTTCGATCCGTACGTCGAGCCACTCTTCGGCCAGGTCGTCGCCGACCAGATCGCCTTCCTGCGGGAGCACGTGTGA
- a CDS encoding MerR family transcriptional regulator: MLAIGEFSRLTHLSIRTLRRYHEAGLLEPELVDASSGYRYYSGDQIPTAQVIQRLRELNVPLADVRRILRSTDPGERAALAAEHLERLESELVRTRVAVSSLRRLLAPEPAPLRVELRAEPAVTVAAVEDEVSAGDVDAWFAGAMAELDAALGPAADAGPAGGLYDNELFESGRGRLLLYRPAPEPPTRGRVRPVRLPAVELAVTTHEGEHDGVDVTYGQLGSWVVDNALTVAGPVRERYLVGPRDTDDSTAWRTEIGWPVFRVTTDLA, translated from the coding sequence ATGTTGGCGATCGGTGAGTTCTCGCGGCTGACCCACCTCAGCATCCGTACCCTGCGCCGCTATCACGAGGCAGGACTGCTCGAGCCGGAGCTGGTCGACGCGTCCAGCGGCTACCGCTACTACTCGGGTGACCAGATCCCGACGGCGCAGGTGATCCAGAGGCTGCGCGAGCTGAACGTCCCCCTCGCCGACGTCCGGCGCATCCTGCGCTCCACCGATCCCGGCGAGCGGGCGGCACTGGCCGCCGAGCACCTCGAGCGTCTGGAGTCCGAGTTGGTGCGCACCCGCGTGGCGGTCAGCTCGTTGCGCAGGCTGCTGGCGCCGGAGCCGGCGCCGCTGCGGGTCGAGCTGCGCGCGGAGCCCGCGGTCACGGTTGCCGCGGTCGAGGACGAGGTGAGCGCCGGCGACGTCGATGCGTGGTTCGCCGGGGCGATGGCCGAGCTGGACGCCGCTCTCGGGCCGGCGGCCGACGCGGGACCGGCCGGCGGCCTCTACGACAACGAGCTCTTCGAGAGCGGACGCGGACGGCTGCTGCTCTATCGACCCGCCCCGGAGCCGCCCACGCGTGGACGGGTCCGCCCGGTCCGGCTGCCCGCCGTCGAGCTCGCCGTGACTACGCACGAGGGCGAGCACGACGGCGTCGACGTGACCTACGGTCAGCTCGGCTCCTGGGTCGTCGACAACGCGTTGACCGTCGCCGGGCCGGTTCGGGAGCGCTACCTGGTCGGCCCCCGGGACACCGATGACAGCACCGCGTGGCGCACCGAGATCGGATGGCCGGTCTTCCGGGTGACCACCGACCTGGCGTGA
- a CDS encoding TetR/AcrR family transcriptional regulator, which translates to MPRNRRPREREEKRGEIVTAATELFTRAGYDETPMTAIAAAAGVAANTIYWYFKDKDALLVAVLDHVLAEALADAGQRTAEPWEDQLLWAVERLEQYARLVTVVHARTAISPVVDAWHTGFHELAERMLADGFRRTGIPEDALRASTRIGVFVIEGLLLHPDEAASRREVIDLVAHLGARGRAPRDDSTEP; encoded by the coding sequence ATGCCTCGGAACCGCCGGCCTCGCGAGCGCGAGGAGAAGCGTGGCGAGATCGTCACGGCGGCCACGGAGCTCTTTACCCGGGCGGGCTACGACGAGACGCCGATGACGGCCATCGCCGCGGCGGCCGGCGTCGCGGCGAACACGATCTACTGGTACTTCAAGGACAAGGACGCCCTCCTGGTCGCCGTCCTCGACCATGTGCTGGCCGAGGCACTCGCCGACGCCGGGCAGCGCACCGCTGAACCCTGGGAGGATCAGCTGCTCTGGGCGGTCGAGCGCCTCGAGCAATACGCCCGCCTGGTCACCGTGGTCCACGCGCGCACCGCCATCTCCCCTGTCGTCGACGCCTGGCACACCGGCTTCCACGAGCTCGCCGAGCGGATGCTGGCCGATGGCTTCCGCCGCACCGGCATACCCGAGGATGCACTGCGCGCCTCGACGCGGATCGGCGTGTTCGTGATCGAAGGGCTCCTGCTGCACCCGGACGAGGCGGCGAGTCGCCGCGAGGTGATCGACCTGGTGGCACACCTCGGCGCGAGGGGTCGTGCGCCGCGCGACGACTCGACCGAGCCGTAG
- a CDS encoding nuclear transport factor 2 family protein — MDTHTHIEQLPATIRAYLDAQEARDADAALSLLTPTALISDVGESFSGEESLRRFVTEAGAEFNYTTRLTGVRRDGETWVVGHHLEGDFPGGTADLDYRFLLDGERIERLDIVVG; from the coding sequence ATGGACACCCACACCCACATCGAGCAGCTGCCCGCCACGATCCGCGCCTACCTCGACGCCCAGGAGGCCCGCGACGCCGACGCCGCCCTGTCCCTGCTGACGCCCACGGCCTTGATCTCCGACGTCGGAGAGTCGTTCAGCGGCGAGGAGTCGCTCCGGCGCTTCGTCACCGAGGCCGGGGCCGAGTTCAACTACACGACCCGGCTCACCGGCGTACGTCGCGACGGGGAGACCTGGGTGGTCGGCCACCACCTCGAGGGCGACTTTCCGGGCGGGACCGCGGACCTGGACTACCGGTTCCTGCTCGACGGCGAACGGATCGAGCGACTCGACATCGTCGTGGGCTGA
- a CDS encoding formate dehydrogenase accessory sulfurtransferase FdhD yields MKARRPGPTTRLRVEEHRGDDVRRHEDRLLTEEPLEIRLAWPGAPARRVWTTLRTPGSDFELAAGWVYHEGLGRPAGVAYCTDVELRPEQEFNVVTLTLDSVPDRVPSQLDALSAGSAACGVCGTDEVDEVLARRPSLPWSGPLPSPELVRRLPDLMRPHQQLFERTGSAHAAGLFTVDGVLVAVREDVGRHNAVDKVVGARILAGEPSAEAVLVVSGRAGFELVQKAIASGIGALVAVGAPTGLSVRLAEAGGLALYGWTKGERTVRYA; encoded by the coding sequence GTGAAGGCGCGACGCCCCGGACCGACGACCCGGCTGCGGGTCGAGGAGCACCGCGGCGACGACGTACGACGCCACGAGGACCGGCTGCTCACCGAGGAGCCGCTGGAGATCCGGCTGGCCTGGCCGGGGGCGCCCGCGCGCCGGGTGTGGACGACGCTGCGCACGCCCGGCAGCGACTTCGAGCTCGCGGCCGGATGGGTCTACCACGAGGGACTCGGCCGACCCGCGGGCGTCGCCTACTGCACCGACGTCGAGCTGCGGCCCGAGCAGGAGTTCAACGTCGTCACGCTCACCCTCGACTCCGTTCCGGACCGGGTGCCGAGCCAGCTCGACGCGCTCAGCGCCGGGTCCGCCGCCTGTGGTGTCTGCGGCACCGACGAGGTCGACGAGGTGCTCGCCCGCCGGCCGTCGCTGCCGTGGTCGGGCCCCCTCCCCTCCCCCGAGCTGGTCCGCCGGCTGCCCGACCTGATGCGGCCGCACCAGCAGCTCTTCGAGCGCACGGGCAGCGCGCACGCGGCGGGGCTGTTCACCGTCGACGGCGTCCTGGTCGCCGTACGCGAGGACGTGGGCCGGCACAACGCCGTCGACAAGGTGGTCGGCGCGCGGATCCTCGCCGGCGAGCCGTCGGCGGAGGCGGTGCTGGTCGTCAGCGGCCGGGCCGGGTTCGAGCTGGTCCAGAAGGCGATCGCCAGCGGCATCGGTGCCCTCGTCGCCGTCGGCGCCCCCACCGGGCTCTCCGTCCGCCTCGCCGAGGCCGGCGGGCTCGCGCTCTACGGCTGGACCAAGGGCGAGCGAACCGTCCGCTACGCCTGA
- a CDS encoding alpha/beta fold hydrolase: protein MTDHVVLVHGAWHGAWCWEPVIPHLEQHGLTVHTVDLPSSGSGGTLADDAEAVRAAVAAVGDQVVLVGHSYGGMAISEASAGAATVDHLVYVTAFLLPAGLSLLDAVGGTAPPWWIVDENAGTVGVTDPVAVFFEDVDEPTRNAAVARLSPQSLASFQGRLTGAGWTEHPSTYVVGEVDAAIPPVAQEAMSASAGTVRRLATGHSPFLVRPAELAELIAEAAGRGGAQA from the coding sequence ATGACCGATCATGTCGTCCTCGTCCACGGTGCCTGGCACGGAGCCTGGTGCTGGGAGCCCGTGATCCCGCACCTCGAGCAGCACGGGCTCACCGTCCACACCGTCGACCTGCCGAGCTCCGGCTCGGGAGGCACCCTCGCCGACGATGCGGAAGCGGTCCGCGCGGCCGTCGCAGCGGTCGGTGACCAGGTCGTGCTCGTCGGTCACTCGTACGGTGGCATGGCGATCTCCGAGGCGTCCGCCGGAGCGGCGACGGTCGACCACCTCGTCTACGTCACCGCGTTCCTGCTGCCCGCGGGCCTCTCGCTCCTCGACGCCGTCGGCGGCACCGCGCCGCCCTGGTGGATCGTCGACGAGAACGCCGGCACGGTCGGCGTCACCGACCCGGTCGCGGTCTTCTTCGAGGACGTCGACGAGCCGACCCGGAACGCCGCGGTCGCGCGCCTCTCGCCGCAGTCCCTCGCCTCGTTCCAGGGCCGGCTGACCGGGGCCGGCTGGACGGAGCATCCGTCGACGTACGTCGTCGGCGAGGTCGACGCGGCGATCCCGCCCGTCGCTCAGGAGGCCATGTCCGCGTCGGCGGGGACGGTGCGCCGCCTCGCGACGGGCCACTCGCCGTTCCTGGTCCGCCCCGCCGAGCTGGCCGAGCTGATCGCCGAGGCAGCGGGCCGAGGCGGAGCTCAGGCGTAG